From Sporosarcina sp. Te-1, the proteins below share one genomic window:
- the copZ gene encoding copper chaperone CopZ, with translation MKEVLKVEGMSCGHCVNSIESSVGELSGVSAVKVDLANHEVTVEFDNEDTLKQIKETIEDQGYDLA, from the coding sequence ATGAAAGAAGTTTTGAAAGTAGAAGGCATGTCTTGTGGCCATTGTGTAAATTCGATCGAGTCCAGTGTTGGAGAATTGAGTGGTGTGTCTGCTGTAAAAGTAGATCTTGCCAATCATGAGGTAACTGTGGAATTTGATAATGAAGATACATTAAAACAAATTAAAGAAACGATAGAAGATCAAGGGTATGACCTAGCATAA
- a CDS encoding cation diffusion facilitator family transporter — MGHDHAHDHTHGANKKVLLISFLIITTYMVVEAVGGFLTNSLALLADAGHMLSDSISLAIALIAFKLGEKVASHSKTFGYKRFEILAAVLNGVTLIVIAIFIFYEAIKRFANPPEVATTGMLIISSIGLAINVLVAWIMMRGADVEENLNMKGAYLHVISDMLGSIGAIAAALLMMFFGWGWADPLASVVVAILVLRNGYFVSKSALHVLMEGVPQNVDMDDIIQTIRNAEGVLSVHDLHVWSITSGLNALSCHAVVDDKMTIAESEQVIRTIEHDLSHQNIHHVTIQLETPAHQHDDSILCQVKPESAGNHHHD, encoded by the coding sequence ATGGGGCATGATCACGCGCACGACCATACGCATGGTGCCAATAAGAAAGTATTGCTCATTTCCTTTTTAATAATTACTACTTATATGGTTGTCGAAGCAGTAGGAGGATTTTTAACAAACAGCCTTGCCCTCTTGGCAGACGCCGGGCATATGCTGAGCGATTCGATTTCACTTGCTATCGCATTAATCGCGTTTAAACTCGGGGAAAAGGTGGCGAGCCACAGCAAGACATTTGGATATAAGCGGTTTGAAATTTTAGCCGCAGTTCTAAATGGTGTAACGTTAATTGTCATTGCCATCTTCATTTTTTATGAAGCCATCAAACGTTTTGCAAATCCACCTGAAGTGGCAACGACAGGAATGTTGATTATCAGCAGTATTGGACTCGCCATTAATGTTCTGGTTGCGTGGATTATGATGCGTGGCGCAGATGTGGAAGAGAATTTGAATATGAAGGGCGCTTATCTTCACGTTATTAGTGATATGCTAGGATCCATCGGGGCCATTGCAGCTGCGCTCCTTATGATGTTCTTCGGCTGGGGCTGGGCTGATCCGCTTGCTAGTGTTGTCGTTGCGATTCTCGTTTTACGCAACGGCTATTTCGTTTCCAAGTCCGCACTTCATGTCCTCATGGAAGGGGTGCCGCAAAATGTGGATATGGATGACATCATTCAGACAATTCGTAATGCCGAAGGGGTGCTAAGTGTCCACGATCTTCATGTTTGGTCCATAACGAGCGGATTAAACGCACTGTCCTGCCATGCTGTCGTGGATGATAAAATGACAATTGCCGAAAGTGAACAGGTGATTCGAACGATTGAACATGATCTTTCGCATCAAAATATTCATCATGTAACAATCCAGTTGGAAACGCCCGCCCATCAGCATGATGATTCGATTTTATGCCAAGTCAAACCAGAATCGGCGGGGAATCACCATCATGATTAA
- a CDS encoding metalloregulator ArsR/SmtB family transcription factor yields the protein MNEKKISLEEERRLLDEETLFVVSQTFKALSDPTRIRILNLLCKEERSVNDIAETLNLSQSSVSHQLRFLKNLRLVKFRREGTTLFYSEDDYHVMNLLKQAIDHAAHN from the coding sequence ATGAACGAGAAAAAAATTTCTTTGGAAGAAGAGCGACGACTATTGGATGAGGAAACACTTTTTGTCGTCTCCCAAACATTCAAGGCGTTAAGTGATCCGACTAGAATCCGGATTTTAAATTTATTGTGCAAGGAAGAGCGTTCGGTGAATGATATTGCGGAAACGCTGAATTTAAGCCAGTCATCCGTCTCTCACCAACTGCGCTTCTTGAAAAATTTGCGATTGGTTAAGTTTAGAAGGGAAGGGACGACCCTGTTCTATTCGGAAGATGATTATCACGTCATGAATTTATTGAAGCAGGCCATTGACCACGCGGCACATAATTAG
- a CDS encoding glutaredoxin family protein has product MGNARFELYTRPTCSDCQDAKAFLAKNNISYIHHDLSKEPEREKELIQLSGSRIVPAFIFRKRTLFGFKRKPVVLIGFERNKEEIKKRLGK; this is encoded by the coding sequence ATGGGAAATGCACGTTTTGAACTGTACACAAGGCCGACCTGCTCAGATTGCCAAGATGCAAAAGCATTCCTTGCCAAGAACAATATTTCATATATACATCATGATCTTTCGAAAGAACCAGAACGGGAGAAAGAGCTGATTCAATTGAGCGGCTCTCGGATTGTTCCGGCATTCATATTTAGGAAAAGAACGCTGTTTGGCTTTAAAAGGAAGCCGGTGGTTCTTATTGGATTTGAACGAAATAAAGAAGAAATAAAAAAGCGATTGGGAAAATAA
- a CDS encoding nitrite reductase codes for MQTEKKVKLAVNGGISFGAKLNAKQLMVLADHLGDQELELTTFQQLYIEVLESEVEFIQKKFRDVGLACFPVGNYVKSLRHCNFCKGAEEEGMPVAIELNNRIAGRPVPFTLRPAYTGCPIGCGEPLVNDIGVIKSKNGYDLYIGGNPKGAYAKTAILLLEQVQPEELYEAVDKVIDFYAENGKKREPFYKFINRIGFKEVQALCKQYV; via the coding sequence ATGCAAACGGAAAAAAAGGTAAAGCTGGCTGTCAATGGCGGAATCTCATTCGGCGCTAAACTGAACGCTAAACAATTGATGGTGCTCGCTGACCATTTAGGTGATCAAGAACTGGAATTGACGACATTCCAGCAACTATATATTGAAGTGTTAGAAAGTGAAGTTGAGTTTATTCAAAAGAAGTTTAGGGACGTTGGCCTTGCCTGTTTCCCAGTCGGAAATTATGTAAAAAGCTTGCGCCATTGTAATTTTTGTAAAGGGGCAGAGGAGGAAGGAATGCCAGTTGCAATCGAGCTGAACAATCGGATTGCCGGGCGCCCGGTTCCCTTTACTCTACGTCCTGCCTATACGGGTTGTCCTATCGGATGCGGCGAGCCACTGGTCAATGACATCGGTGTTATCAAATCAAAGAATGGTTATGACCTGTATATTGGAGGGAATCCGAAAGGCGCTTATGCCAAAACGGCTATCCTCCTGCTTGAGCAAGTTCAGCCGGAAGAACTGTATGAAGCTGTTGATAAAGTGATCGACTTTTATGCCGAAAACGGGAAGAAAAGAGAACCCTTTTATAAATTTATCAATCGAATAGGTTTCAAAGAGGTACAAGCATTGTGTAAGCAATACGTATAA
- a CDS encoding S-layer homology domain-containing protein yields the protein MKQTLLTISAFLFISLASPFQADAKAAGTFPDISEHWAKREIEFLYERHIIGGYSDGMFKPDEPITRAQAAAMLVKALDLKVENDPTIRFKDVKATSPYMPILAVVNEKGILRGEDGYMRPGEATTRAQMAAIIRRSFKLPLDSEATFVDVTPAHWAYQDINGIAKQRIAGGDQGRYKPAQAVTRAHFSAFLARAMDDTMKLSSYKTYVGKKGISVEQNGFAYSIEKIGEPNFYRSILVKRNLSTGTQKQLLSKSDLPPTDVFIEYLKNDFPIVVYNQDIYIPYWYSVGEMSETPSAYSLIKTTVDGEKPELINTLMSASFRNFYVWNDRFYYTNEKNKARYFDDTFNEKIFLDAPLILYSTAMDGTDKKKEFGFDARVIFQDAAYSPKHIQVSQNNKSVAFDHSTMYYFNKTGVYEYSLLTRKTRKLSTIQAKDMKITDSSLEITDSKGKSHKVKK from the coding sequence ATGAAGCAAACTCTACTTACAATATCAGCGTTTCTTTTTATTAGTTTGGCCAGTCCGTTTCAAGCTGACGCAAAAGCTGCAGGGACATTTCCGGATATCTCGGAACACTGGGCCAAGCGGGAAATTGAGTTTCTCTATGAACGCCATATTATCGGCGGCTATTCCGATGGCATGTTTAAACCAGATGAGCCGATTACACGCGCACAAGCTGCGGCCATGTTGGTCAAAGCATTGGACTTAAAAGTTGAAAATGATCCTACGATTCGTTTTAAAGATGTCAAAGCTACGTCTCCTTACATGCCGATTCTGGCTGTAGTGAATGAGAAAGGTATTTTGCGAGGCGAGGATGGCTATATGCGTCCGGGGGAAGCAACGACCCGCGCACAAATGGCCGCGATCATTCGCCGCTCTTTTAAGTTGCCTTTGGATAGCGAAGCTACTTTTGTCGATGTAACGCCTGCGCATTGGGCGTACCAGGATATTAACGGGATTGCCAAGCAGCGGATTGCTGGTGGAGATCAAGGGCGGTATAAACCTGCCCAAGCGGTGACACGAGCACATTTTTCCGCTTTTTTGGCACGGGCCATGGACGATACTATGAAACTTTCTTCTTACAAGACATATGTCGGCAAGAAAGGGATATCTGTTGAACAAAATGGTTTTGCTTATTCTATAGAGAAAATAGGAGAGCCGAATTTTTACCGTTCCATTTTAGTCAAACGTAATCTGTCGACAGGAACGCAAAAACAATTACTCTCCAAGTCAGACTTACCGCCCACAGACGTATTTATCGAATATCTGAAGAATGACTTTCCGATTGTCGTGTACAACCAAGATATTTACATTCCCTATTGGTATTCTGTCGGTGAAATGAGTGAAACGCCAAGTGCCTATAGTCTTATTAAAACAACAGTCGACGGTGAGAAACCTGAGTTAATCAATACGCTCATGTCTGCTAGTTTCCGTAATTTCTACGTCTGGAATGACCGTTTTTATTACACAAATGAAAAAAATAAGGCTCGTTATTTTGATGACACATTTAACGAGAAAATATTTCTAGATGCTCCGCTTATCCTTTACTCGACAGCTATGGATGGGACCGATAAGAAAAAAGAATTTGGATTCGATGCCCGTGTAATTTTCCAAGATGCGGCATACTCACCGAAACATATTCAAGTGAGCCAGAACAATAAGTCCGTTGCTTTCGATCACTCTACAATGTATTACTTTAATAAAACCGGCGTGTATGAGTATAGTCTGCTTACACGCAAAACTCGGAAACTGTCGACCATCCAAGCGAAAGATATGAAAATCACGGATTCATCCTTGGAAATTACAGATAGTAAAGGGAAGAGCCACAAAGTGAAAAAGTGA
- a CDS encoding copper-translocating P-type ATPase, whose translation MMNHSQHHEHEQVFNEEHSNHHAHHQHDNGNHQNHHAHMVGEFKKRFYISLLVTIPILVLSPMIQMFLGVDWRFNGDMYILFALSTFVFFYGGWPFLAGAKDELKNRNPGMMTLISLAITVAYGYSTASVFGLAENDFFWELATLVDIMLLGHWIEMRSVMGASKALEALAKLMPSEAHLIDQDGNITDIDVTELNQEDRVLVKPGEKVPVDGMIIEGTSTIDESMLTGESLPVEKEAGSEAIGGSINGEGSLILSVKKTGSETYLSQVVNLVKEAQESKSRAQDLANRAAKWLFYGALAAGLLTLAIWLILGFPASYAIERMVTVLIIACPHALGLAAPLVVAVSTSIAATNGLLIRNRAAFEGARHIKAIVFDKTGTLTIGEFGVTNIYPLEHFNDQDVISYAAAVEAQSQHPLAKGIIRKAEELELPLGKVENFKSLTGKGLVGVVDGKQVAVVSPGFVREQNLTFDERLFDKWSSEGKTVVFTLIEETVAGMIALSDIVRETAVDAIQQLKEMDIKSIMLTGDNSKAAHYIGQQLHIEEIIAEVLPHEKSEKIEHIQKVERLRTAMTGDGVNDAPALAKADLGIAVGAGTDVAIETADIVLVKSNPLDVVNSIKLSRATYRKMIQNLWWAAGYNILAIPLAAGALYKYGIVLSPALGAILMSLSTVIVAINARLLKI comes from the coding sequence ATGATGAACCATTCTCAACATCATGAACATGAACAGGTTTTCAATGAAGAACATTCGAATCACCATGCACATCACCAACACGATAATGGCAATCACCAAAACCATCACGCCCATATGGTCGGTGAGTTTAAAAAACGGTTTTACATTTCCTTACTTGTCACAATACCCATCCTTGTTCTGTCACCTATGATTCAAATGTTTCTCGGAGTTGATTGGCGCTTCAACGGAGACATGTATATATTGTTTGCCCTCTCCACTTTTGTATTCTTTTATGGAGGCTGGCCGTTTCTTGCAGGAGCAAAAGATGAACTGAAAAATAGAAATCCCGGTATGATGACGCTGATTTCGTTGGCCATCACTGTCGCCTATGGATATAGCACCGCCTCTGTTTTCGGCTTGGCAGAAAACGATTTCTTTTGGGAGCTGGCAACCCTCGTAGATATTATGCTGTTGGGCCATTGGATTGAAATGCGCTCTGTTATGGGGGCATCAAAAGCCTTGGAAGCGCTGGCCAAGCTAATGCCTTCCGAAGCGCATCTTATCGATCAGGATGGAAACATTACAGATATTGATGTGACTGAGTTGAACCAAGAAGATCGGGTTCTCGTTAAGCCCGGCGAAAAGGTTCCTGTAGACGGAATGATCATAGAAGGTACATCAACTATTGATGAATCAATGTTAACAGGGGAGTCACTTCCCGTTGAAAAAGAAGCGGGGTCGGAGGCTATCGGTGGTTCTATTAACGGGGAGGGATCCCTTATTCTGTCTGTAAAAAAGACAGGCAGTGAAACCTATCTTTCCCAAGTGGTCAACTTGGTCAAAGAAGCACAAGAATCAAAGTCAAGAGCCCAAGATCTCGCCAATCGAGCTGCTAAGTGGTTGTTTTATGGTGCATTGGCAGCCGGTTTACTCACCCTTGCCATATGGTTGATTCTCGGTTTTCCTGCTTCCTATGCAATTGAGCGAATGGTAACAGTCCTCATTATTGCATGTCCACATGCCTTAGGATTGGCAGCTCCATTAGTGGTCGCCGTCTCGACATCCATCGCGGCAACAAATGGACTGCTCATTCGAAACCGAGCAGCTTTTGAAGGAGCCCGGCATATAAAAGCAATTGTTTTCGATAAAACCGGCACACTGACAATAGGCGAATTTGGGGTAACAAATATCTATCCACTTGAACACTTTAACGATCAAGATGTGATTTCGTATGCGGCTGCGGTTGAGGCGCAATCACAACACCCGCTTGCCAAGGGAATCATAAGAAAAGCAGAGGAATTAGAATTGCCTCTTGGAAAAGTTGAGAACTTCAAATCGTTGACTGGAAAAGGACTTGTAGGAGTGGTAGATGGCAAGCAAGTAGCCGTTGTCAGTCCCGGCTTTGTAAGAGAGCAAAATCTTACCTTTGATGAAAGACTCTTCGATAAATGGTCCAGTGAAGGAAAAACAGTTGTTTTTACATTAATCGAAGAAACGGTAGCCGGTATGATTGCATTATCGGATATAGTCCGGGAAACAGCAGTGGATGCAATCCAACAGTTGAAAGAAATGGATATCAAATCGATTATGCTCACTGGAGATAATTCGAAGGCAGCCCATTATATTGGGCAACAACTTCATATAGAAGAAATTATTGCTGAGGTCCTTCCACATGAAAAATCGGAGAAAATTGAGCATATCCAAAAGGTTGAACGACTTCGAACCGCTATGACGGGGGATGGAGTTAACGATGCACCTGCACTTGCCAAAGCTGACCTGGGTATTGCTGTCGGGGCAGGCACCGACGTAGCCATCGAAACGGCGGATATCGTTTTAGTTAAAAGCAACCCGCTCGATGTTGTAAATAGCATTAAACTTTCCAGAGCGACATACCGGAAAATGATACAAAACCTCTGGTGGGCAGCAGGCTATAATATTCTCGCCATTCCTTTGGCAGCAGGGGCACTTTACAAATACGGCATAGTTCTGAGTCCTGCATTGGGCGCTATCCTCATGTCTCTCAGTACTGTTATTGTAGCTATTAATGCGAGACTTCTAAAGATTTGA
- a CDS encoding metal-sensitive transcriptional regulator yields MTETTKKTVQPNKQQLLNRLKRIEGQVRGVHQMIENDRYCVDILHQISAIQSAMNKVSLALLEDHTHHCVVNAIKGQDGEAAIEELMSVMRTMTK; encoded by the coding sequence ATGACAGAAACGACTAAGAAAACGGTCCAGCCAAATAAGCAACAGTTGCTGAATCGACTGAAACGTATAGAAGGACAAGTCCGGGGCGTTCACCAAATGATAGAAAACGATCGGTATTGTGTTGACATTTTACATCAAATTAGTGCGATCCAATCAGCCATGAACAAAGTTTCCTTGGCGCTGCTGGAAGACCATACACATCATTGTGTCGTCAATGCCATTAAAGGGCAGGACGGTGAGGCTGCAATTGAAGAGCTGATGAGTGTCATGAGAACCATGACCAAATAA